The following nucleotide sequence is from Chryseobacterium sp. CY350.
TTTTCGGGAGCCAGAACCATAAAAGTTGCTCCAAAAATAGTGTCTGGTCTTGTAGTGAAAACCTCAACGATCTCATCATGACCTTCTACATTAAATTTCACCTGAGCACCCTGCGATTTTCCGATCCAGTATTCCTGTGAATCTTTCAATGGTTGTGGCCAGTCAAGAGTTTTTAAACCTTGTAATAATCTTTCAGAGTAAGCAGAAATTCTCATGCTCCACTGCATCATTTTCTTCTGAAAAACAGGATAACCTCCTCTTTCTGATTTACCGTCTTTTACCTCATCATTCGCTAAAACTGTTCCTAAAGCTGGACACCAGTTTACAGTAGTTTCCGCTCTATAAGCCAAACGGTAATTTAATAAAATATCTTCTTTATCAATCTCAGAAGCATTTTTCCATTCTTCTGAAGTGAAATTTAATTCGTCGTTTTGATTGGCATTTAAACCTGTTGTTCCTTTTTCTTCAAAATGTTTGATTAAGGTTTCGATAGATTCTGCCTTGTCCGTATTTTTATTATACCATGAATGGAACAATTCAATAAAAATCCATTGGGTCCATTTATAATAAGAAGCGTCAGACGTTCTTACTTCCCTGTTCCAGTCGAATGAAAAACCAATTTTTCTCAACTGCTCCTCATATCTCGTAATGTTTTGCTCGGTCGTAATCGCAGGATGCGTACCTGTCTGTATTGCATATTGCTCAGCAGGAAGTCCGAAGCTATCATAACCAACCGGGTGAAGAACGTTAAAACCCTGATGTCTTTTATATCTCGCATAAATATCTGACGCAATATATCCGAGCGGATGACCCACGTGAAGACCTGCTCCGGACGGATACGGAAACATATCGAGAACATAAAATTTTGGTTTATCTGTTTTATCGGACGTTTTATAGGTTTGATTGTCTTCCCAGTATTTCTGCCACTTTTTTTCTATCTGCTGATGATCGTAAAACACTTTTTATAATAGATGTTAGATGTTAGACTTTAGATCTTAGAACTCAGTTTTATATTAATTCTAAATCTAGTTTTCACAAAAATAATGATTTTAAAAGAAATGAAAATTTAATTTTAAACTAAATCTCCCTAAAACAAAAAAATCTCATCCTGAGATGAGATTTTATGCTTGTAAAATTTATTTATTATTGAGCAACTCTTTTGAAAGTGTAGGTCGTCGCCTTGTAAACTGTAGGATCAACATTGTCTTCAATTTTCAAATTCATTGTTTCTGCGGTGAGATCAACGATCTTACCTTTTTGAGTAACAACTGTTCCCTGATATTTTATTTCGAAATTTTTATCAGACTTATTATATGAATAAGAAAAGTTACGCTGATTGATTGTAGAACAAACCAAAGGGTTTCCTGCCTCGTCCTTATCTGTTCTTTTCCCTGAAGAATTATCTGCAAAAACCCATGTAGATTGTTGTTGGCAAGTCGTGTAGTTGATTTGGTCTGAAACACCAACACCGTCTAGATCAACCTCAGTTCTTACTTCTGCGACAGGCTTCCAGGTTCCTACGATTGAGAACTCCTGTACCGTTTCTTCGTCATCTTTACATGAGGTAGTAGCTACCATTAATGATAAACCTGCAAATAATAATGCTAATTTCTTCATAGATCAAATTTTTCAAGGCATAAAATTATGATTTTTTATTAAAAGTCAATCATTTTTTTTGAATTTTGGAATCATAATTTGCATTTTCTTAAAAATACCGCTTTTCAGAGACTATTTCCAAACGCTTATATTTGCAAAAAATACAGAATGCCTGAAGTTTCTATCATTACGCCATGCTACAATTCTTCAAAATTTTTAGAAGAAACGATCAGCTCTATCCAGAGCCAGACTTTCACAGATTGGGAATGGCTGATTACAGATGACAGATCGACAGATCATTCTGTGGAGATTATTCAGAAACTTAATGATCCTAGAATAAAACTTACCGTTTCAGAAAAAAACGGAGGCGCAGGTCATGCGAGAAATATTTCTCTGAAAAACGCAAACGGAAGATTTATAACTTTTCTAGATGCCGACGACTTTTGGGAACCAGAATTTCTTGCAGAAATGGTATCATTTATGAAAACGGAGAATGCTGAAATCGCCTACTCTACTTATGCAAGATGTGATGAAAATTTAGTTCCGAAAATTGAAGATTTTAAAGCAGATAAAGAAGTCACGTTTGATAATTTATTAAAAACCTGCCGGCTTTCTTTACTTTCATCAATGTACGATTCTAAAAGAGTGGGTATAGAATATTTTCCTGAAGGAAGCAAAAGAGAAGATCATGTAATGTGGCTGAATCTTCTTAAGAAAATTCCGGTGGGAAAACCTCTTCCAAAAACGATGGCAAAATACAGAATGCATCCTACAAGTGTTTCGAGAAAAAAGCAGAATATCATAAAGGATCAATATTTGGTATACAAAGATTTCATGAAATTTTCTACTGCGAAATCACTGTATTACACAGCCAATTGGGCGTTTAATGGATTTTTAAAGTACTCTAAAATATTTAATTAATGGAATATTCAAAAGAATTTAAAGCTGCACTGAGTAATTTTTCGGCAATTGAAAAGGACCGTTTGATTTTCCGCTTGTTGAAGAAAGATAAGCTTTTATCAAAAAAACTTTATTTTGAATTAATTGACACCGAAACGACAGATCAGAAAAGAACTCAGATGGAAGAACTGATCGAAGAACGAGTTCTTCTGGCTTCAAAGTACATCGGAAATCCGAAATATTTTTTAGTTTTAATCAGAAAAATAAGTGCCGAAATTACTGAACACGTAAAAATTACAACCGATAAATTCGGAGACATTTATCTGCAACTATTTCTCGTGAATCAAATATTAGAAAGTAATGACAAGCTTAACCATCAAAGATTTGATAATATTTACAAACTCTACATCTATTTGATTAACAAACTTTTAAAAGCTATAATTTCAATTAAAAAAATTGACGAAGATTATTGGATGGAGCTTAATGAAATATTAGAAAGTATAGAATCAAAAATTCACGAAAACAGATATTTAGAAAAGCTGTGTATCAATAACAGTTTTGATTTTAACTGGTTAACGATTGAAAAAATTCCTGATCATTTAGACCTCATCGTAAAAGATATTAAAAATCAGGGATTTCTAAAATGATAGAATTTTCTTCATAATTAATTCTGAAGAATCCGGTTGTTCAGACACAAACTTTCCTGCATTTTCAGACATTGTTTTCAGTTCTTCATTATTATTTAAAAGATAAAGAACAAATTCTGCGGCTTCATTTTCTTGTTCAAAAGATTTTGCGCCACCAAATTTGATTAAATCATCTGCTTCAGGATTTTTCTTATAGTGATCCCCAAAAATTACCGGAACATCAAAAGTGGCTGCTTCAAGAATATTGTGCAATCCTGAGTCGTGAAATCCACCACCAACAACGGCAATATCTGCGAAAGAATACAGTTTCGACAACAAACCTATACTATCAATAATGAGTATTGTTGAGTTGAAAGACTGGATTTTTGGACTGCTCAACTCGCTGTAAAGCATCGCATTTGGAAAAATATTTTTTAAATTTTCTACTCTTTTTAAATCATGAGGAGCGATCATCAGTTTCACATTCTGGTTTTTCTCAAAAATCATTTTTGCCAATTTTTCTTCAGCCTGCCATGAGCTTCCAAAAACGATTGCTTTGTCATGACCAATGAATTTGTGAATAAAATCCACATGATTATCTCGGTTTTTCAGCTTTTTGACGCGGTCAAATCTCGTATCGCCAGTCACCGATGCATTAACTAACCCAATACTTTTAGCCAAAAAATAAGAGTGCTGTGTCTGATGAAAAAACCATGTGATATTGTTTTTCAATTGCTTTACAAACCATTTCCCGTATGACGTAAAAAATGACTGATTTTCATAGAACATTGCTGAAATCACATAGGTTCTAATGTTGTTGTTTTTCAGCTCATTAAGTAAATTATACCAATAATCATACTTCACCGTAAAAAATAGTTCAATATTTAAATAAGAAAGAAAATCGCTAACATCTCTTTTTGTATCAAATGGCAGATAACAAATTACATCTGCAATATTTTTCTTCTTTACGACATTATCATAACCTGAAGGTGAAAAGAAAGTAACTAAAATTTTATTTGATGGAAAGCGTTCTTTCAACTTTTCTAGAACTGGCAAACCTTGTTCGTACTCGCCTAAACTTGCAGCATGCATCCAAATAACCTTATCTGTTGTTGAAAGCTTTGATTTAATTATATCTACGGACTGCTTTCTCCCTTCAATGCCTTTTTTAGTTTTATCATTAAAAAACGAAAAAACCTTCATTCCGAAGATGAGAAGGTGAATGAATATGTTGTAAAGAATACTCAATTTTGAATTTTAGGTGTTGCAGCGTTACTTTCTTTAATCATTCTAAAAATATGAATTCCCACGACAAGGAGTGATAGAAATAACAAGACAAAAACAGCGTTGCTCATTTCCTCCAATTTACCTTGCGCAATAAGAATACTTTCAACAACGGTATCTGCTATTAAAAGCAATATGGGAAGCAATATGCTATAAGCGAAAAACTTTAAACTTTCTTTATTCCGGTAAGATGGTGGAACATTTAGCATTGGCGAATCTATGTTCCTCGGAATACCGACAAGCAACAAAAAGAGAAATGTTGCAATACCCGGTAAGAGCCATATTGCACGCTTTTCACTTTCTCCATCTATATCACCGTTAACTGCAAAATGAGAAGGTACGGTTTCCGGTAAGCCGCTGTAATTAATTCCTATGAAAACCCATATGAACACAAGCAGCAAAATATTTATTCCTAAAAGTATACTCGAAGTTTTCATTAGATAACACTTTTAATCACTCTCAGTTTATGCGTATGTTTATTCAATTCTTTATTAAAAATACCTGTAGAATCAAGTGTATCGATTCTTACTTTTCCGGATGCATGAATGATTTTTTGGTTTTCGAGCATAATTCCTACATGAATTATTTTGCCTTCAGAATTTTCAAAAAAAGCAAGATCTCCTGGCTGACTTTCTTCGACGAAACTTAAAACTTCGCCAACTTCAGCTTGCTGATAAGTATCTCTCGGCAGTTTAATGTTATGAATCTTAAAAACCAACTGCACAAACCCAGAACAGTCTACTGCAAAAAAACTTTTCCCACCCCACAAATAAGGGACATTCAGAAATTCTCTAGCAGTCAATGCGATACTTTCTCTCACATCGTGGCTGCGTCTTGATGCAACGGCAGGATATTCAACTTCAGATCCCATCGAAAGCAAAGTACGACCATCATTGGTCATAATTGATGCAAAATTTTCTGTAATCAGCGTTACTTTCCTGCTTTTCAAATGTTCATCGCTTACATGCTTTATCTGTTTGGTATCCATCCAGCCTTCATAACCGTCGTAGTGCATCTTTATTTTGGTCCAGTTTTTATTCACTTCCAGAATATCTGCACTTTCCCCGAACAAAATCTCTGTAACGATCTCAGCTCTATCAGAATTTTCTGCACGCACAGGCGCTACCGTAACAACGCAAATTCCTATATCCATTTTTTTAATTTTTAGGTTAAGACTAAAGCCAATAATGATGAGCCTAAATCTTTGCCTGAATTTATTTCCTGCGAAGCAGATTTACTCCGTCACGCAAAGGTAAAATAAGATTTTCAAAATCTTCATCTTTCGCCACCAAATCATTCAGTTCTTTAATAATCTGCGTTTGCTTTTGTTTTGGGTTTTCGTCTAAGACTTTCCCGTACCAAAGCACATTATCGAACATTACCACTGAGCCGGATTTTGTTTTAGGCTTTATCAACCTGAAATATTCGGTATAATTTTCTTTGTCTGCATCAATAAAAACGAGATCAAAAATTTCGTCTGTTTCCTTTAAAAATTCTTTCGCATCCTGAAGTTTAAAATGAATCTGATTACAAAATTCGCTCTCGGCAAAATATTTTTTGGGTAAGTAGGCTAAATCTTCGTTTACATCCAAAGTAGTCAACTTTCCGTCTTTTGACAAACCTTCAGCCATGCAAAGTGCCGCGTATCCTGTAAAAGTTCCTATTTCTAAAATATTTTTCGGCTGCAAAATTTTTGAAATGATCGTCAGTAATCTTCCCTGCTGATAACCGGAAATCATGTGTGGCTGCGTGGTCTTCTGGAAAGTTTCTCTCCTCAGTTTCCTAAGAATTTCGGGCTCTGCAGAAGCATGATTTTCCAGATACCGATCCATTTCAGCATTCTTTTCTTCAAAAAAACTCATTCAGATAATTTTAAGATTCAAATTTAAATAAATATAAACAATTTTAAAGAACTGTAATGATCGAAATTATTATTAAATACCGTAAAAACACGGATGCTTTGTAACGGTTTTTAGTGGTAAATTTGCTTTATGGAAAAGCCAAGTCAATTGGTGATGAAAAAAACATTATTCGAGTCGGAGGTAGAAAACAAGTTGATGAAACAAACTGATCCTTCAGGAAAAAAAAATCCTCGAACGAGAGAGCGTCATCCGCTTTTAAAAGCAATTTTCTCAAAGCTTAAAAGAGAAGACGTTGTCTAAAGAAAAATCCCGATAAAAAATTATCGGGATTCTTTTTGTGGTTAATTTTAAGAAATTTATTTCTTTGGAGTAATATCCATCAATTTCATAAACTCATCAAGTTTAGGCATAATGATGATCTCTGTTCTTCTGTTTTCTGCTCTTCCTGAAACACTCATGTTTGTTGCTTTAGGATTGTATTCTGAACGTCCTCCTGCTGTTATTCTTGCCGGGTCTACACCAAATTGACTTTGCAATACTTTCGCAACCGAAGTTCCTCTTAATGCAGAAAGATCCCAGTTGTCTCTCGGTAAATTTGCAGAGCTTAAAGGAGAATTATCTGTATTACCTTCTATCAATACAGAATATTTATCGTAATCGTTGATCACTTTTGCTACTTTACCCAAAACTTCCTGAGCTGCCGGAAGCACATTGTAATCTCCTACTTTATACAACATTTTATCAGAAAGCGAGATCATAACAACGCCTTTTAGAACTTTTACCTGAACATCCTGATCAGCCATATTGTCTAAAGATCTCTTAAGCTTGTTTGATAATGCTAAATTCAAACTGTCATTCTTAGCATTCGCAGAGATAAGCTGCTTGATATACATATTGGATGAGTTGATCTCACCCACCAATTTATCAATATTTGCAGAACTCTTCCCTGTGTTCGAAAGACACGCATCTAATGATGATTTTAGAGCATCATGCTGACTTTTCAATAAATTATTTTCACTGGCCAAACTAGAGTTTTGAGACTTCAAATCCTGAATTTCTCTCTGTCTCTCGCCAATGTTTTCGATACACTGCTTGTAGTTTCCGCTCAACGCGTCATACTGTTTTTTACTTACACAAGATGTTACGCCCAACACCATTGCAGAAACTGCTAAAATTTTAATAATCTTCATAAATAATCTTTTTTTAGACGATTCAAATTTAGGAAAATTCATTTTAAATTAAGGTTTATCTTTGTATAAAAGAAATTCTAAGCGTTATGCTTCAACTGTCAGACTTTAAAAAACAACTTGCAAATCTTACGAAACCCACTGAAAACGAGACATATCTTTTAGCGGTAAGCGGAGGCGCAGATTCTATGGTTTTAGCTTTCATTTTCAAGGCATTAGATTACAGATTTCAGGTTGCTCATGTCAATTACAAACTTCGCGGCAAAGATTCTGATTCCGATCAAAAAGTGGTAGAAGATTTCTGTTTTAAAAATAATATTAAATTTCATTTATACGAAGTTTCAGAAAAAGATCAGAGACCCGAAAATTCTATTCAGCTTTGGGCAAGAGAACTCCGATATGATTTTTTTAAGCAAATTCAGGAAAAAGAAAATTTAGAATTTCTGGTTACCGCTCATCATCTGAACGATCAGCTTGAAACTTTCATTATTAATTTATCTAAAGCTTCCGGAATTAAAGGTTTAAGCGGAATCCCAGCAAACGACCATAAAATTCTCAGGCCGCTTTTGCATTTTTCTAAAGAAGAAATTTATGATTTTGCTAGAGAAAACAATATAGAATACCGCGAAGATCTTTCTAATAAAAAAAATGATTATTTGCGGAATAAAATCAGAAACGAATTGGTTCCAAAACTTTTGGAAACGAATGATCATTTCCTGGAGAATTTTAAAAAATCTCTGTCTTATTTAAATCAAACGAAAGACTTTATACAGCATCAGATTGAAGAAATTGAAAACAGAATCACGATTTCAAACGTGGAAAATAAAATTTTCGACAAAGAAAAACTCAATAATGAAAGCGATTTTGTGCAGTTTGAAATTTTAAAAAAATACGGTTTTGATCAGGAAAACGAGATAAAAAAAATCTTTCAGGCTGAAACCGGAAGTTCTTTTTTTTCTGAACATTATCGACTAATTATTAATAGAAACGATTTGATTTTAAATAAATTAAATCAAGGCAAAGAAGATCATGATGAAATTATTTTAGTGGAAAAAATAAGTGTATTTGAAAACCAAATCTTCATAAATCTCGAAGATACAATTGAAAGCATCGAAGGAATCAATAAAACCGTAAGTTGGGATTTTGATGCAGAAAAACTCGCGTTTCCTATCAAATTACGGAGAAAAAAGGAAGGTGATCACTTCTATCCTATTGGTTTTTCGGGAAAAAAGAAAGTTTCGAAGTTTTTTAAGGACGAAAAATTGTCTATTTTAGCCAAGCAAAAAATCTGGCTTCTGACAGACGGAAACAACAGTGTTTTAGGCATTCTTCCTTTCAGACAAGATAGACGCTACGCAAAAGATGAGGGAACGAAATGCATTCTCACAATTTTTAATGAAAAGTAAAATGAAATTCAAAAACTGGTTTTTACTCATTCTCCTGTTCTTATTCGCAGGAATCAATGCACAAATAAAAAATCCTGTAAAATTCAAATTCACCGTAAACGAATTGGGCAACAATCAGTACGAAGCCGTTCTGAATGCGACTTTGGAAAGCGGTTGGCATATTTACTCAAGAGATATTCCTGAAGATACGGGAATCCCGACCGAATACATTGTTTCGGGGAAAAACATAGAGCTGATCGGGAAATTTCAGGAAGTCGGAAAAAAGCATGAAGAATTTTCTGAAGCTTTCGGCGGAACGATTATTTTTTATTCTAACGCTGCAGGTTTTAAGCAGAAATTTAAATTAAAAGACGGCACAAAACCCGGAGAAGTAGTTGCTGAAATTACTTATCAGACATGTGATGACAGAGTTTGTCTGGCTCCGAATACTTTAGAATTTACTCAAAAAATTACTCCAAAAGGAGTTTCGGAAGATACTGTTACGCCAACTGAAGAAGTAAAAGATTCTGTAAAAACAACTGAAACGGTAGTAGAAAATCCAGCAAAAACTGAAGTTACCGCGACAGAAACTTCGAAACTTGATCCTAAACAATTGAAAATTGCGTCGATAGATTTCAAAAAACCTTTGACAGATTGCGGAACTGAGGCGGTAGTTGCATCTGAAAATTATTGGATGTATTTATTCTTAGGATTCATTGGCGGATTGATCGCTTTATTGACTCCATGCGTTTTCCCGATGATTCCTCTGACGGTTTCGTTCTTCACAAAAGGAAGCCAAAACAAAGCAAAAGGTAAACGAGATGCGTTGATCTACGGATTTTTCATTTTGATGATTTTTGTTTTATTAAGTGTTCCTTTCCATTTAATTGACGGAATTGCAGGAAATATTTTCAACGAAATTTCAACAAGCGTCTGGCTGAATATTGTATTTTTTATCATCTTTATTTTCTTTGCAGGAAGTTTCTTCGGATATTATGATATTTCGTTACCAAGTTCGATTGCGAACAAATCTTCAAAAGCAGAAGAAGCAGGAGGTATTATCGGTATTTTCTTCATGGCACTGACTTTGGTGATCGTATCTTTCTCTTGTACCGGTCCCATTTTAGGAAGTTTGTTAGGAGGATCATTATCGGGTTCATCTCATATTCCGACACTTTTAACTTTAGCTTTAACAGGTTTTGGTTTGGCTTGGGCAATTATTTTCGGACTTTTGGCATTATTTCCACAGGCTTTACAAAGTCTTCCGAAATCTGGCGGATGGATGAATACCGTGAAAGTGGTTTTAGGTTTTATCGAATTGGCTTTAGCTTTAAAATTCCTTTCAAAAGCAGATTTAGTTTCCAAAACATTTTTAATTAAAAGAGAACTTTTCATCGCGATTTGGATCGTTGTCGGGATTGGTTTGGTTTTATACTTATTCGGATTAATCAGATTTCCACATGATGATAAGAAACCGAAAATTTCTTTAACAAGAAAAATTTTGGGAATTTTGGGAATCGGTTTTGTGATATATTTGATTCAGGGATTAATTCCGGCAGAAAGACCGAAAATGCAATTATTAAGTGGAATTTTACCGCCATTGAATGTAAGCTATTTCCATGATGAAAAAGACGGAATTTTGGGAATGAAACCGGAACATGATTTCTTTAGCGCCATTGAATTAGCTAAAAAAGAAAACAAACCTATATTAATTGACTTTACTGGTTACGGTTGTGAAAACTGTAGAAAAATGGAAGAGTTTGTCTGGAGCGAGCCTGACATTTTGCCGCTTTTTCAGAACGATGTGGTTTTAGCTTCATTGTATGTCGATGACAAAGAAGAACTTCCTGAAGATCAGAAAACTAAAATTGATCTGGGTGAAGGACAGGTGAAAAAAGTAAAAACAATCGGTGACCGATGGAGTTTGTTTCAGCAGATAAATTTCAACAACAATTCTCAGCCGCATTATGTTTTAATAACTCCGGACGGAAAAGTTATCAACACCCCGGTTTCCGGATATATGGATAAAAAAGATTTTAAAAAATTCCTTGAATGTGGAGTTAATTATTATAAGAACAGTAAATAACTTCCTACTTAATTACAGAAACTCACATCGAAAGGTGTGAGTTTTTTTTGTCTGAATTTTTCACCTCACAATTATGCGAAACATTTCATTAAATAGATTATAGTTAACAATTCTTAATTTTAGGTATAAACTTTGCATTGATTCTTATAATTAAGAAACAATATATTAATCTTTATCAAAGTTTGTTTAACATAAAAAATACGACCATGGCTGAAATTATCGCACAAGAAAAGCAAGGAGGAAAACAAAAAAAGAAACCAATCAGAGTAGATATGACTCCAATGGTGGATTTAGGATTTCTATTAATTACCTTTTTTATGTTTACCACCAATTTTACAAAACCCAATGTGATGGATCTTGGTTTACCTGCAAAAGATCCGAATCCTAACCCGATAAACATCCCTTATATTGACAATTTAAATCAAGTCACATTCATTCTCGGAAAAGATAATAGAGTTTTTTATCATCAAAGCAATGAGATAGAATTAACTGAAAACAATTTAAAAGAAGCAAGTTTTAGCGGAGTTGAAATTTCCAAAGTTATTTCTGAGGCGTTCAGTAAAGCTCCAAATAAAGAAATTTTCACCATTATTGTAAAACCAACTGATGATGCAAACTATAAAAATTTCGTTGATGTTTTAGACAATATTGCCATCTCCAAAAAAGAGCGATACGGAATTACAGACATCAAACCCTGGGAAAAGAAAGTTTACGAAAACGTAACAAAATAAACTGAAGAGCATTTTTATAATGCTCTTTTTTTATTTAAATTTGAGAATATAATTTATCAAT
It contains:
- a CDS encoding protein-disulfide reductase DsbD family protein, encoding MKFKNWFLLILLFLFAGINAQIKNPVKFKFTVNELGNNQYEAVLNATLESGWHIYSRDIPEDTGIPTEYIVSGKNIELIGKFQEVGKKHEEFSEAFGGTIIFYSNAAGFKQKFKLKDGTKPGEVVAEITYQTCDDRVCLAPNTLEFTQKITPKGVSEDTVTPTEEVKDSVKTTETVVENPAKTEVTATETSKLDPKQLKIASIDFKKPLTDCGTEAVVASENYWMYLFLGFIGGLIALLTPCVFPMIPLTVSFFTKGSQNKAKGKRDALIYGFFILMIFVLLSVPFHLIDGIAGNIFNEISTSVWLNIVFFIIFIFFAGSFFGYYDISLPSSIANKSSKAEEAGGIIGIFFMALTLVIVSFSCTGPILGSLLGGSLSGSSHIPTLLTLALTGFGLAWAIIFGLLALFPQALQSLPKSGGWMNTVKVVLGFIELALALKFLSKADLVSKTFLIKRELFIAIWIVVGIGLVLYLFGLIRFPHDDKKPKISLTRKILGILGIGFVIYLIQGLIPAERPKMQLLSGILPPLNVSYFHDEKDGILGMKPEHDFFSAIELAKKENKPILIDFTGYGCENCRKMEEFVWSEPDILPLFQNDVVLASLYVDDKEELPEDQKTKIDLGEGQVKKVKTIGDRWSLFQQINFNNNSQPHYVLITPDGKVINTPVSGYMDKKDFKKFLECGVNYYKNSK
- a CDS encoding 3-deoxy-D-manno-octulosonic acid transferase, with translation MSILYNIFIHLLIFGMKVFSFFNDKTKKGIEGRKQSVDIIKSKLSTTDKVIWMHAASLGEYEQGLPVLEKLKERFPSNKILVTFFSPSGYDNVVKKKNIADVICYLPFDTKRDVSDFLSYLNIELFFTVKYDYWYNLLNELKNNNIRTYVISAMFYENQSFFTSYGKWFVKQLKNNITWFFHQTQHSYFLAKSIGLVNASVTGDTRFDRVKKLKNRDNHVDFIHKFIGHDKAIVFGSSWQAEEKLAKMIFEKNQNVKLMIAPHDLKRVENLKNIFPNAMLYSELSSPKIQSFNSTILIIDSIGLLSKLYSFADIAVVGGGFHDSGLHNILEAATFDVPVIFGDHYKKNPEADDLIKFGGAKSFEQENEAAEFVLYLLNNNEELKTMSENAGKFVSEQPDSSELIMKKILSF
- a CDS encoding glycosyltransferase family 2 protein — protein: MPEVSIITPCYNSSKFLEETISSIQSQTFTDWEWLITDDRSTDHSVEIIQKLNDPRIKLTVSEKNGGAGHARNISLKNANGRFITFLDADDFWEPEFLAEMVSFMKTENAEIAYSTYARCDENLVPKIEDFKADKEVTFDNLLKTCRLSLLSSMYDSKRVGIEYFPEGSKREDHVMWLNLLKKIPVGKPLPKTMAKYRMHPTSVSRKKQNIIKDQYLVYKDFMKFSTAKSLYYTANWAFNGFLKYSKIFN
- a CDS encoding lipocalin family protein, with the translated sequence MKKLALLFAGLSLMVATTSCKDDEETVQEFSIVGTWKPVAEVRTEVDLDGVGVSDQINYTTCQQQSTWVFADNSSGKRTDKDEAGNPLVCSTINQRNFSYSYNKSDKNFEIKYQGTVVTQKGKIVDLTAETMNLKIEDNVDPTVYKATTYTFKRVAQ
- a CDS encoding biopolymer transporter ExbD; translated protein: MAEIIAQEKQGGKQKKKPIRVDMTPMVDLGFLLITFFMFTTNFTKPNVMDLGLPAKDPNPNPINIPYIDNLNQVTFILGKDNRVFYHQSNEIELTENNLKEASFSGVEISKVISEAFSKAPNKEIFTIIVKPTDDANYKNFVDVLDNIAISKKERYGITDIKPWEKKVYENVTK
- a CDS encoding C40 family peptidase encodes the protein MDIGICVVTVAPVRAENSDRAEIVTEILFGESADILEVNKNWTKIKMHYDGYEGWMDTKQIKHVSDEHLKSRKVTLITENFASIMTNDGRTLLSMGSEVEYPAVASRRSHDVRESIALTAREFLNVPYLWGGKSFFAVDCSGFVQLVFKIHNIKLPRDTYQQAEVGEVLSFVEESQPGDLAFFENSEGKIIHVGIMLENQKIIHASGKVRIDTLDSTGIFNKELNKHTHKLRVIKSVI
- a CDS encoding OmpA family protein; the protein is MKIIKILAVSAMVLGVTSCVSKKQYDALSGNYKQCIENIGERQREIQDLKSQNSSLASENNLLKSQHDALKSSLDACLSNTGKSSANIDKLVGEINSSNMYIKQLISANAKNDSLNLALSNKLKRSLDNMADQDVQVKVLKGVVMISLSDKMLYKVGDYNVLPAAQEVLGKVAKVINDYDKYSVLIEGNTDNSPLSSANLPRDNWDLSALRGTSVAKVLQSQFGVDPARITAGGRSEYNPKATNMSVSGRAENRRTEIIIMPKLDEFMKLMDITPKK
- a CDS encoding deoxyuridine 5'-triphosphate nucleotidohydrolase — its product is MEYSKEFKAALSNFSAIEKDRLIFRLLKKDKLLSKKLYFELIDTETTDQKRTQMEELIEERVLLASKYIGNPKYFLVLIRKISAEITEHVKITTDKFGDIYLQLFLVNQILESNDKLNHQRFDNIYKLYIYLINKLLKAIISIKKIDEDYWMELNEILESIESKIHENRYLEKLCINNSFDFNWLTIEKIPDHLDLIVKDIKNQGFLK
- a CDS encoding O-methyltransferase; its protein translation is MSFFEEKNAEMDRYLENHASAEPEILRKLRRETFQKTTQPHMISGYQQGRLLTIISKILQPKNILEIGTFTGYAALCMAEGLSKDGKLTTLDVNEDLAYLPKKYFAESEFCNQIHFKLQDAKEFLKETDEIFDLVFIDADKENYTEYFRLIKPKTKSGSVVMFDNVLWYGKVLDENPKQKQTQIIKELNDLVAKDEDFENLILPLRDGVNLLRRK
- a CDS encoding DUF1648 domain-containing protein gives rise to the protein MKTSSILLGINILLLVFIWVFIGINYSGLPETVPSHFAVNGDIDGESEKRAIWLLPGIATFLFLLLVGIPRNIDSPMLNVPPSYRNKESLKFFAYSILLPILLLIADTVVESILIAQGKLEEMSNAVFVLLFLSLLVVGIHIFRMIKESNAATPKIQN
- the tilS gene encoding tRNA lysidine(34) synthetase TilS, with the translated sequence MLQLSDFKKQLANLTKPTENETYLLAVSGGADSMVLAFIFKALDYRFQVAHVNYKLRGKDSDSDQKVVEDFCFKNNIKFHLYEVSEKDQRPENSIQLWARELRYDFFKQIQEKENLEFLVTAHHLNDQLETFIINLSKASGIKGLSGIPANDHKILRPLLHFSKEEIYDFARENNIEYREDLSNKKNDYLRNKIRNELVPKLLETNDHFLENFKKSLSYLNQTKDFIQHQIEEIENRITISNVENKIFDKEKLNNESDFVQFEILKKYGFDQENEIKKIFQAETGSSFFSEHYRLIINRNDLILNKLNQGKEDHDEIILVEKISVFENQIFINLEDTIESIEGINKTVSWDFDAEKLAFPIKLRRKKEGDHFYPIGFSGKKKVSKFFKDEKLSILAKQKIWLLTDGNNSVLGILPFRQDRRYAKDEGTKCILTIFNEK